Proteins from a genomic interval of Arvicola amphibius chromosome 17, mArvAmp1.2, whole genome shotgun sequence:
- the Ascl4 gene encoding achaete-scute homolog 4 — MEKRKPAGLLVLPSPLRTPLGAQPRREPGRTSARQDAEDGARRRPCPSLSLGGVGEPAFLRQRNERERQRVRCVNEGYARLRQHLPRELAGQRLSKVETLRAAIGYIKHLQELLERHRPDCNSDGESKASSGASPCSEPEERV; from the coding sequence ATGGAGAAACGCAAACCGGCGGGACTGCTGGTTCTGCCGTCTCCGCTGCGGACGCCGCTGGGCGCGCAGCCCAggagggagccgggcaggacCTCCGCGCGCCAGGACGCCGAGGACGGCGCGCGGAGACGGCCGTGCCCGTCCTTGTCGCTGGGGGGCGTCGGCGAGCCCGCCTTTCTGCGCCAGCGCAACGAGCGCGAGCGGCAGCGCGTGCGCTGCGTGAACGAGGGCTACGCGCGCCTCCGCCAGCACCTGCCGCGCGAGCTGGCCGGCCAGCGGCTCAGCAAGGTGGAGACGCTGCGCGCCGCCATCGGCTACATCAAGCACCTGCAGGAGCTGCTGGAGCGCCACAGGCCGGACTGCAACAGCGACGGCGAGTCCAAAGCATCCTCTGGGGCTTCGCCCTGCAGCGAGCCGGAGGAGCGCGTCTAG
- the Prdm4 gene encoding PR domain zinc finger protein 4 isoform X2, whose protein sequence is MENVSRVTSPISTDGMAEELTMDGVAGDHSQIPNGSRSHEPLSVDSVGNNLTADTVGHGGVIPIHGSGLELPVVMETDHIANRVSGMSDNALSDSIHTVAMSTNAVSVALSTSHSLASLESVSLHEVGLSLEPVAVSSITQEVAMGTGHVDVSSDSLAFVPPSLQMEDSNSNKENMATLFTIWCTLCDRAYPSDCPDHGPVTFVPDTPIESRARLSLPKQLVLRPSIVGTEVGVWTAETIPVRTCFGPLVGQQSHSMEVAEWTDKAVDHVWKIYHNGVLEFCIITTDENECNWMMFVRKARNREEQNLVAYPHDGKIYFCTSQDIPPENELLFYYSRDYAQQIGVPEHPDVHLCNCGKECNSYSEFKAHLTSHIHSHLPGQGHSSSHGPSHSKERKWKCSMCPQAFISPSKLHVHFMGHMGMKPHKCDFCSKAFSDPSNLRTHLKIHTGQKNYRCTLCDKSFTQKAHLESHMVIHTGEKNLKCDYCDKLFMRRQDLKQHVLIHTQERQIKCPKCDKLFLRTNHLKKHLNSHEGKRDYVCEKCTKAYLTKYHLTRHLKTCKGPASSSSAQEEEEDDSEEDDLTDSVRTDDCRIGSAVYSADEPLPTHK, encoded by the exons ATGGAGAATGTTTCTAGGGTTACCAGCCCAATCTCTACAGACGGAATGGCAGAGGAGCTTACAATGGATGGTGTTGCAGGAGACCATTCGCAAATCCCCAATGGCTCCAGAAGTCATGAACCTCTCTCTGTGGATTCTGTGGGCAACAACCTGACAGCAGACACTGTAGGACATGGTGGTGTGATACCCATTCATGGGAGTGGTCTAGAGCTTCCTGTGGTCATGGAGACAGACCACATTGCAAATCGGGTCAGTGGGATGTCTGACAACGCCCTCAGTGACTCCATCCACACTGTGGCCATGAGCACCAACGCTGTAAGCGTGGCACTCTCTACCTCACACAGCCTTGCCTCTCTAGAATCCGTTTCCCTCCATGAAGTTGGCCTTAGCCTGGAGCCTGTGGCTGTCTCTTCCATCACGCAGGAGGTTGCTATGGGGACAGGTCATGTAGATGTATCCTCAGACAGCTTGGCTTTCGTACCACCTTCGCTGCAAATGGAAGACTCCAATTCAAACAAGGAAAACATGGCAACCTTGTTTACAATTT GGTGCACTCTCTGTGACCGAGCCTACCCCTCAGACTGCCCTGATCACGGCCCAGTGACTTTTGTTCCTGACACACCAATAGAGAGCAGAGCAAGGCTGTCCCTCCCAAAGCAACTTGTTCTCCGCCCATCCATTGTGGGAACAGAAGTTG GTGTATGGACTGCAGAAACCATTCCTGTGCGGACTTGCTTTGGGCCTCTAGTTGGTCAGCAGAGTCACTCCATGGAAGTGGCAGAGTGGACAGACAAGGCAGTTGACCATGTCTGGAAG ATCTACCACAATGGTGTCCTAGAATTCTGCATCATTACAACTGATGAGAATGAGTGTAACTGGATGATGTTCGTGCGCAAAGCCAG GAACCGTGAAGAACAAAATTTGGTGGCTTATCCCCATGATGGAAAAATCTATTTCTGTACCTCACAAGACATCCCCCCTGAAAACGAACTGCTATTCTATTATAGCCGGGATTATGCTCAACAGATTG gtgTTCCTGAACACCCAGATGTGCACCTCTGTAACTGTGGCAAGGAGTGCAATTCCTATTCTGAGTTCAAAGCTCATCTGACCAGCCACATCCATAGCCATCTCCCTGGCCAGGGCCACAGCAGCAGCCACGGGCCAAGCCACAGCAAGGAAAGGAAGTGGAAGTGTTCCATGTGCCCCCAGGCTTTTATCTCTCCTTCCAAACTCCACGTTCACTTTATGGGTCATATGGGCATGAAGCCCCACAAGTGTGATTTTTGTAGCAAGGCTTTTAGTGATCCGAGCAACCTGCGGACACACCTCAAAATTCATACAG gtcagaagaattACAGGTGTACTTTGTGTGACAAGTCTTTCACCCAGAAGGCCCACCTAGAGTCCCACATGGTCATCCACACGGGTGAGAAGAATCTCAAGTGTGATTACTGTGACAAGCTGTTTATGCGGAGGCAGGACCTCAAGCAGCATGTGCTCATCCACACACA GGAACGCCAGATCAAGTGTCCGAAGTGTGATAAACTGTTCTTGAGAACAAACCACTTGAAGAAGCATCTTAATTCTCATGAAGGAAAACGAGATTATGTCTGTGAGAAATGTACGAAGGCTTATCTAACCAAGTACCACCTCACTCGGCACCTGAAGACCTGCAAAGGGCCCGCCTCCAGTTCCTCggcacaggaggaggaggaggatgactCTGAAGAAGATGACCTCACAGACTCCGTGAGAACAGACGACTGTAGGATTGGCAGTGCCGTTTACTCAGCAGATGAGCCTCTCCCCACacataaatag
- the Prdm4 gene encoding PR domain zinc finger protein 4 isoform X1 has product MNDMNLSPVGMEQLSSSSVSNALPVSGSHLGLAASPSHSAIPAPGLPVAIPNLGPSLSSLPSALSLMLPMGIGDRGVMCGLPERNYTLPPPPYPHLESSYFRTLLPGILSYLADRPPPQYIHPNSINVDGNTALSITNSPSALDPYQANGNVGLELGVVSIDSRSVNTHGAQSLHPNDGHEVALDTTITMENVSRVTSPISTDGMAEELTMDGVAGDHSQIPNGSRSHEPLSVDSVGNNLTADTVGHGGVIPIHGSGLELPVVMETDHIANRVSGMSDNALSDSIHTVAMSTNAVSVALSTSHSLASLESVSLHEVGLSLEPVAVSSITQEVAMGTGHVDVSSDSLAFVPPSLQMEDSNSNKENMATLFTIWCTLCDRAYPSDCPDHGPVTFVPDTPIESRARLSLPKQLVLRPSIVGTEVGVWTAETIPVRTCFGPLVGQQSHSMEVAEWTDKAVDHVWKIYHNGVLEFCIITTDENECNWMMFVRKARNREEQNLVAYPHDGKIYFCTSQDIPPENELLFYYSRDYAQQIGVPEHPDVHLCNCGKECNSYSEFKAHLTSHIHSHLPGQGHSSSHGPSHSKERKWKCSMCPQAFISPSKLHVHFMGHMGMKPHKCDFCSKAFSDPSNLRTHLKIHTGQKNYRCTLCDKSFTQKAHLESHMVIHTGEKNLKCDYCDKLFMRRQDLKQHVLIHTQERQIKCPKCDKLFLRTNHLKKHLNSHEGKRDYVCEKCTKAYLTKYHLTRHLKTCKGPASSSSAQEEEEDDSEEDDLTDSVRTDDCRIGSAVYSADEPLPTHK; this is encoded by the exons ATGAATGACATGAATTTGAGCCCAGTGGGGATGGAGCAGCTGTCTTCATCCTCTGTGAGCAATGCCCTGCCAGTCTCAGGAAGTCACCTGGGTTtggctgcctctccctctcacAGCGCCATCCCTGCCCCAG GTCTCCCAGTGGCAATTCCAAACCTGGGTCCCTCCCTgagctctctgccttctgccttgtcACTGATGCTACCCATGGGCATTGGAGATCGAGGGGTGATGTGTGGGTTACCCGAAAGAAACTACACCCTACCTCCACCGCCTTACCCTCACCTAGAGAGCAGTTACTTCAGAACCCTTCTACCTG GCATTTTATCTTACTTGGCTGACAGACCGCCTCCTCAGTACATCCACCCCAACTCTATAAATGTTGATGGTAATACTGCGTTGTCTATCACCAACAGCCCTTCAGCACTAGATCCTTATCAGGCCAATGGGAATGTTGGATTAGAATTAGGTGTTGTTTCAATAGACTCTCGTTCTGTGAACACACATGGTGCCCAAAGTCTTCATCCTAATGATGGCCATGAAGTGGCATTGGACACAACAATCACTATGGAGAATGTTTCTAGGGTTACCAGCCCAATCTCTACAGACGGAATGGCAGAGGAGCTTACAATGGATGGTGTTGCAGGAGACCATTCGCAAATCCCCAATGGCTCCAGAAGTCATGAACCTCTCTCTGTGGATTCTGTGGGCAACAACCTGACAGCAGACACTGTAGGACATGGTGGTGTGATACCCATTCATGGGAGTGGTCTAGAGCTTCCTGTGGTCATGGAGACAGACCACATTGCAAATCGGGTCAGTGGGATGTCTGACAACGCCCTCAGTGACTCCATCCACACTGTGGCCATGAGCACCAACGCTGTAAGCGTGGCACTCTCTACCTCACACAGCCTTGCCTCTCTAGAATCCGTTTCCCTCCATGAAGTTGGCCTTAGCCTGGAGCCTGTGGCTGTCTCTTCCATCACGCAGGAGGTTGCTATGGGGACAGGTCATGTAGATGTATCCTCAGACAGCTTGGCTTTCGTACCACCTTCGCTGCAAATGGAAGACTCCAATTCAAACAAGGAAAACATGGCAACCTTGTTTACAATTT GGTGCACTCTCTGTGACCGAGCCTACCCCTCAGACTGCCCTGATCACGGCCCAGTGACTTTTGTTCCTGACACACCAATAGAGAGCAGAGCAAGGCTGTCCCTCCCAAAGCAACTTGTTCTCCGCCCATCCATTGTGGGAACAGAAGTTG GTGTATGGACTGCAGAAACCATTCCTGTGCGGACTTGCTTTGGGCCTCTAGTTGGTCAGCAGAGTCACTCCATGGAAGTGGCAGAGTGGACAGACAAGGCAGTTGACCATGTCTGGAAG ATCTACCACAATGGTGTCCTAGAATTCTGCATCATTACAACTGATGAGAATGAGTGTAACTGGATGATGTTCGTGCGCAAAGCCAG GAACCGTGAAGAACAAAATTTGGTGGCTTATCCCCATGATGGAAAAATCTATTTCTGTACCTCACAAGACATCCCCCCTGAAAACGAACTGCTATTCTATTATAGCCGGGATTATGCTCAACAGATTG gtgTTCCTGAACACCCAGATGTGCACCTCTGTAACTGTGGCAAGGAGTGCAATTCCTATTCTGAGTTCAAAGCTCATCTGACCAGCCACATCCATAGCCATCTCCCTGGCCAGGGCCACAGCAGCAGCCACGGGCCAAGCCACAGCAAGGAAAGGAAGTGGAAGTGTTCCATGTGCCCCCAGGCTTTTATCTCTCCTTCCAAACTCCACGTTCACTTTATGGGTCATATGGGCATGAAGCCCCACAAGTGTGATTTTTGTAGCAAGGCTTTTAGTGATCCGAGCAACCTGCGGACACACCTCAAAATTCATACAG gtcagaagaattACAGGTGTACTTTGTGTGACAAGTCTTTCACCCAGAAGGCCCACCTAGAGTCCCACATGGTCATCCACACGGGTGAGAAGAATCTCAAGTGTGATTACTGTGACAAGCTGTTTATGCGGAGGCAGGACCTCAAGCAGCATGTGCTCATCCACACACA GGAACGCCAGATCAAGTGTCCGAAGTGTGATAAACTGTTCTTGAGAACAAACCACTTGAAGAAGCATCTTAATTCTCATGAAGGAAAACGAGATTATGTCTGTGAGAAATGTACGAAGGCTTATCTAACCAAGTACCACCTCACTCGGCACCTGAAGACCTGCAAAGGGCCCGCCTCCAGTTCCTCggcacaggaggaggaggaggatgactCTGAAGAAGATGACCTCACAGACTCCGTGAGAACAGACGACTGTAGGATTGGCAGTGCCGTTTACTCAGCAGATGAGCCTCTCCCCACacataaatag